The DNA region CCGTTGAAGGTCACGTCGTCGGCGGTAATCTCGATGCAGGGCTTCGAGATGGCCGTGTTGCCGCCGTTCTCGATTTCGCTCGACAGGATGTAGGTGCCCGGCCGGTCGATGGTCCCGCAGGAGTCGATGGTCCGCTGTGTCGCGTCGGTCGAACTCGGTGCGTCGGTCGAACTCGCGCCGGGTAGCGTCGCGCCCGCGAGGGCGACGCTTGCGCCCGCGGCGACGACGAGCGCGGCGATGAGGACGCCGAACCGGCGAACATCTCGGGAAGTCACGCTCGCGCCAACGAGAGACGAGTAATTATAGCCACCGTGCGGTTCGACCACTACCGCCCGCGAACGAAACGGTAAGCCGAGACTAACCGGCGGAAAATCCGCCGCAAGCGTCTCCTCCGGGCGAATCCCGGTTGTTCGCGTGTGTCGTCGCTTCGCCCTCGCCGAAATCAGTCGAGGTCGGTCACATTCGGTCTGGCCGCAGTTCTCACCGCCCGTCGGTTCGGCATTCCTCGCAGATGGCTACCTCCGCTGAAATCTGCCCTTCGCCGGAATCGACCGGTAGAACCGTTATTGGAACGTACTCCCGGCAGTACGCACAGCGCTCAATGGCCGTGATGTGCGTGTCCATACGGCTTTCCTCAAACCCCCACTACTCAAATGTTACCCTGGCTGTCAATCGATAGAAATAAATCTTGTGGCCATCTGTCGGAAAACCAACGACGGAATTTACGGGAACGCAAGCCGTTTGTTTGTCGCTCTCGTACCGCCGTTCAGTGACCGACGCAGACGACGAGACGGACGAACTCGATTTTGACGACGACGCGCCGAGCGAGAACCGGGGGACAGACGCGGCCGAAGACGGGGAGGTCGGGAACGACGACGATAATCAGACCGAGGCGGAAACCGAACCGGTGGACGTGGAGTCGTTCCACGACGCTGTCGAACAGTTCGGCCGCCCGGTCGTCACCGCCGAGGAGGTCGCTCGCGCGCTTGACCGCTCGCAGGCCGAGACCGACGACGCGCTGGCGGGACTCGCAGAAGGCGAGGGCGTCGAACGCCTCGACGTGTCCAACGACCCCGTGGTCTGGTACCCAACCGACTGGGGGAACCTCGCCGACCGCGAGCGCGTCATCGTCTTCCCGAAGCGCCGCGAACTGGTCGTGGACCAACCGACCCAGTTCACGCGGGCGCAACTCTCGCAGTTTGCCCACCTCGTGGATACGACGCGCGACGGCGGTTACATCTACGAGATTCGCCAAGAGGACGTGTGGGCCGCGCCGTTCGACGACTTCGAGGACCTTCGTGGCACTCTCCGGGACGTGCTTCCCGAGCGGTCGCCCCACCTCGAAGAGTGGATGGAGAGCCAATGGAAGCGCGCCCGCCAGTTCGTTCTCCGGACCGACGACGAAGACGGCTATGTCGTCCTCGAAGCGGCGAGCGAGGACCTGATGGGCAACGTCGCCCGCCAGAAGCTGGACGCGGGCCAGTTGCGCGCGCCGCTCTCGGACACCGAAAGCTGGGTCGCCGAGGAGTCGGTCGCCGAGGTCAAGCGCATCCTCTACGAGGCCGGGTATCCGGTCCGCGACGAGCGCGACCTCGAAACCGGCGAGGAGTTGGACGTGCAGTTGAACCTCCGACTCCGAGACTATCAGCAGGAGTGGGTGAACGAGTTCGTCCAGACCAAATCCGGCGTCCTCGTCGGCCCGCCGGGGAGTGGCAAGACGGTCGCCGGGATGGGCGCGTTGGAGACTGTCGGCGGCGAGACCCTGATTCTGGTGCCGGGCCGAGAACTCGCCAGCCAGTGGCACGACGAACTGCTCGCGCACACGACGCTCACGCCCGAGCAAATCGGCGAGTACCACGGCGGCACGAAGGACGTGCGCCCCGTCACGATTGCGACCTACCAGACCGCCGGGATGGATAGACACCGGCAACTGTTCGACCAGCGCGAGTGGGGCCTGATTATCTACGACGAATGCTTGAGTGGAGACACTATCGTAGAAACTCAGTCCGGACGTACGACGTTCGCTGAATTAGATGAGAACTTTGGGTTTGACTCGGGTTGGAACCGAGACATTGATCTCTCAGTTCGAACATACCTACCGGAAGATGGAAACTACACTTGGACAGACGTACAGGGCGTATACAAGACCGAATCAGCGGTTCAGCGTATAGAAACAAATACTGGTCGTAGACTAGAAGCAACTCCAAATCACACGCATCTTGTCTTCGACCCCCAAACGGGGAAAGTTGAAGAACAAAAACACATTGAGCAAGGGGATTTCCTCGTTCAGCCTCATAAACAGACCGAAACTCCGAGTTCGACTTCAGAGGCGGCTGATTTGACGAAACAGGAAGCACGTGCCGAGTTGATGGGTTGGTTCATCGGTGATGGCCATTTAAACCAGTATGGAGATGTGAAATTCTCGTTTGCCCGGCGAGCCGAGAGACAGGTGGAGATTCTTCAGGACCTCTGTGAATGTCTCGATACGGAGTATTCCGTTTTCGACAACTCTCGGGGTGATCTGACCCTTTGGGCACCGAAACTACAAACTGAACTAAACTGGACTGGAGCAAGCGGCGATAAAGCAAGCTCAGTTACAGCACCGAAGGAGTGCTACTGCTGGTCGAAAGCTAAAATCGGTGCTCTTCTTCGAGGTCTCTTCGACGCCGAGGGGTCCGTCGATAAGAAAGGTCGTATCCAGTTCAATTCCGTGTCTGAGCAACTAGCGACGGACGTAACACTCCTTCTCCAGAAGCTTGGAATCCTCTCTCGAACGTTCGAAATTGACCGCAGCGACGAGGCGCACAACGACATCTACCGAGTGACGATTCCCTCGTACTATGGAGGCCATTTTGAGGAGCAGGTTGGCTTCCAATTACAGCATAAGGCCGAACGAATCTGTGGGGGAGAATCACCGGCTACTGGGCTTCCAGTTGGCCCATATCTCCAGCAATTGAAAGAGGATATAAATCTGACCAACGAGGAGATTGCGGAGATGTGTGACGTAGCAAGAGTCACTATCTCTGACGTGATAAACGGGAAATACCGGCTCGGTCAACAACATCTCCATACTTTAGCCAAGTCGCTTCAACGGTATGCAGACGAAGACAGAGGTACTCCGCAAGAAATCCGGGAGCGTTATAATATCACGTACTCGGAGATCGCAGAAGTAGCGGACTCACCGCAAACGACGGTGTACAAACGATTTCAGCGCGAGGAGAAGGCGACGGTTCAAACGACGGTGGATATCGCCAAACGACGACGAAAAGCTGCTCGAAAGCACGCCGACCGTCTCGAAAAGCTGGACGGACTTATGTTCTTAGAAGTCACCGATGTCGAAAGTATCGGTACTAAAACCGTTTACGACTTTGAGACAGAAGCTCACACATTCCTTGCCGATGGCTTCTTGACTCACAACTGCCACCACATTCCGAGTCGGGTTTTCCGAAGGTCGGCAGACCTTCAGAGCAAGCACCGCCTTGGGCTTAGTGCTACTCCTGTCAGAGAGTCTGACGATGAAGAAGAAATCTTCACCCTCATCGGGCCGCCCATCGGTACCGACTGGGACGCGCTGTTCGACGCCGGATACGTCCAAGAACCGGAGGTACAGATTCGATATGTCCCGTGGGACGACGAGACTTACCGCCACGAGTACGGGAGCGCCGAGGGCCACGAGAAGCGCCAGATAGCCGCGAGCAACCCCGCGAAGGTGGCCGAGATTCGCCACCTGCGGGCCGAACACCCCCACGCGAAGACCCTCGTCTTCGTGGAGTATCTCGACCAAGGCGAGGAGTTGGCCGAGGCGCTGAACGTCCCCTTCATCTCGGGGGAGATGCGCCACGCGCGCCGCGAGCAGTTGCTCCAGCAGTTCAAGTCGGGCGAGCGCGATGCCTTGATAGTCTCGCGCGTCGGCGACGAGGGTATCGACCTGCCCGACGCCGAGTTGGCCATCGTCGCGTCCGGTCTCGGCGGGTCCCGGCGACAGGGCGCACAGCGGGCAGGCCGGACGATGCGCCCGACCGGGAACTCCCGGATGTACGTCCTCGCCACGCGGGGGACGACCGAGGAGGACTTCGCGCGTCGCCGGATGCAACACCTCTCGGCGAAGGGCGTCCGCGTCACCGAGCAGGGCGCGGACGCCGTCGAGGACCGACGACCGTAGCCCGCGCCGTAATCCGGATTACCGACGCGAAACGGCCGAAAAACGAGGTGGGTCGCGGTCGAAGCGCCGCCATGCGCCGTGCGCTCGTCATCGTTGCCCTCTCGCTCCTGATTCTGCTCGCACCGCTCGCGTCTGCGGCGACTGTCTCGACTAGCGCCGACGCTGACCAGTCCGACCTCGCCATTATCGACTCCTGCACGACCATCGACGAACCGGGCCGCTACGCGCTCACCGGCAACATCCGCAACGCCTCGGCCGGGCAGTGTCTCAGGATTCGGGCGAGCGACGTGGAACTGGCCGGTCGCGGCCATATCGTGGACGGCCGCGGAGCCTTCGGCACGGCAGGGGTGACCGTCGGCGCGTGGGGCCGGGGCGTCTCGAACGTCACGGTCCGAAACCTGACCGTCAGCGACTGGGACGACGCGGTGCGCCTGACCGAGACCGACCGGGGCGTCCTCGCGGACGTAACCGCGACGCAGAGTCGGGTCGGGGTGAGACTCCTACGCGCGAGCGAGCACCGACTCATCGACCTGCGTGCGAGCGACAACGCGGTCCACGGCGTCTCGCTGTTGGACGATAGCGATGGGAACCGAGTGCGGAACGTTACGGCCGCAGGAAACGCGCTATTCGGGGTCCACCTCGGGACCGACTCCTCGGGGAACCGCGTCGAGAACGCGACCGCGCGGGGCAACGAGTACGGCGTTGTCGCGGTCGGCGCGGACGGAAATCGAATCGTCGGCGGGAGCGCGACCGGAAACCGAATCGCGGGGGTCTGGCTCTCGGCCGCCGAGGACACCCGCGTCGCGGACCTCCGACTCACGAACCGATTCTACGGCGTCTTTCTTGCCGACGGCGCGGCGAACAACACCCTCCGGGGGAACCGCGCCGTGGACAGCGCGGTCGGGTTCCGTCTCCGGAACAGCGACCGGAACCGCCTCCGAGGCAACACCGTGGCGGGGAACCGCGACGGCGTCCTGCTCATCGAGAGCGACCGGAACACCGTCGTCGGGAACCGAATCGCGGACAATCGCCGGGGCGTCTCGCTTCTGGCCTCCGACGACAACCGCCTCCGGGGGAACGACCTTCGTGGGAACGGCCGGGCATTCGTGGTCGCTCGGGGAAGCCAGAACAACAGCGTTCCGGGGTGAGAGTGGGGTTTTCGACGGACACACGAAAATTCGGGATTCTCCCCGGCGCGCGCTGGCGCGTCGCCGACGGCGACGCGCCAACCGCGCGAGGGACGAGTAGCGCAGCGTAGCGAGCAACGCAGGCGGTTGGGGAGGCGTGAGGTCCGCGGTCGCGGTGCGGAGCGGTGCTGTTTGATTGGCGTCGGCAGTAGCTAGCGCCTCTCTTCACTTTTGGTCCAAGTCGGCGTTACCCACCTCCAATCTCGTCTCGGCAAAACCAAACGTAATTTCCCCGACACTCGACGTTTAAGTCATGCGCCATTCTATCACGCCTCATGCCCGAAGACCTGTTCGAGACGACGTTCCGCGTCGGCGAAGTCCTCGACGCCGAGGCGTTCCCCGAGACGAACAAGCCCGAGATGGCCAAGTTGAAAATCGACCTCGGCGACGAGGAGGTCCAATCCGTCGCACAGACCGGATACAACTACGACCCCGCGGACCTCGTGGGTCGGCAGGTCCTCTGCGCGACGAATCTCGGGTCCGTCCGAATCGCGGGGTACAAATCGGAAGTTCTCACGGTCGGCGTCCCCGACGAGGAGGGCCATCCCGTCCTCGTCGGTCCTGACGAGGACGTGCCGCTCGGCGGCGAGTTGTACTGATACCTATCTCCCGTGGGCGTGCCGTTTCACTTTCCTCGCCCAGTCGGGCCACTCGCGGCGTTGCTCTACGTCCAACTCGGGGTCGCCCGACATCGCCTTGATGGCCTTGGCGTCGGCCTCGTTCCAGACCGTGCCGTCCTCGTGGAACAGACCGTTGATGATGCCGCGCTTGCGCATGTACCGGACGTACGCCGGTTTCACCATCAGCGACCAGAAGAAGTTGCCGACGCCGTGCTGGTGGATGGTCGGCGCGATGGAGGCGTAGTCGGGTTGCCACTGTTCGACCGTCTCGTTGCTTCCCCACCCGAAGTTGGCGATGCGCTGCCACTCGGACAGATACACCGGCATGTCGAGGTCTTCCGAGAGCCTGTTCGCCTGCGGGAGCAGGTCGTGGTACACGTCGGCGTCGCTCGGGAAGTTGTAGTGGAACTGCAACACGTCTGACCCCCAGTCCACGTAGTCGGCGTTGTTGGCGAGACTGGTCGAACCGACCGTCAGCGGGACCGACCCGCGGTTCTTCGCCATCGTCTCGAACATCCCCTCGGAGAAGTTCTTCATCGTGGGGAGCCACCCCGGTTCGTTCATCACCTCGATGGCCAGCAGGCGGTCGTCGTCCCTCCACCGGTCCATGAACCACCGGACGTACTCTCGGGGTTCGTCCCACGCCGACTCGCGCTGGACGACCTCGCTTGACGGCGATTGGGTTGGCGGCGCGGTCAGCGGGTCGGTCGCGTGGAGGTTCTTCTCGGTCGGTTCCTTCCCGACGCTCTCGAACAGCCCGAACAGCACCTCTATCCCGCGGTCGTCGGCCGCCGACAGGAAGTGGTCGATGGACCGTTCCAGTTTGTCGGCGTCCTCGACCCACTGCTCGAAGTTGACCCACGTCCGGATGGCGTTGATATTCACTCGCTCGGCGTAGCCCAGATCGCGCTCGATGACGCTCTCGTCGTAGTCGTGCCACATCTGGAACGTGTTCCACGACCGCGAGGGGACGTAGAGCGCACCGCGAACGTCCACCGGTTCGGCGGTGACCTGGGCGCGCTCCGCGGGGGCGTTCCCGGCGTTCTCAGGTCGCGGAGAGGTCGCGTCGCCGCTTTGCTGTCGCTGTGAGTCGGTCGGAGCGGTACAGCCCGCGAGACCTGCGACGCCCGCTAACGAACTGGCTCGAAGGAACCTCCGGCGATTCATTGGACCGACGGACTACATCGCCCGGTGTAAAAGTGTATCTACGTTGTGCGATACGTTCTGCCTGAGAAACGTTGTAACCCCGTATTTCCGCGCTTTCGGTGACTGACGCTATCGCGCTCCTCGGAGAACGATTTCGGCGTCGCACTCGGGACAGACGCTCCGACCGGCGTCGAACTCCGTCTCGCAGAACGAGCAGAGATGTTCGTCACGCTCGCCGGACTCGGAGTCGGCCGCCGCGGGGGTCGATTGCTCTCCCGGTTTCGCGTCGGCCGCGGCGTCCTCGGGGCGTTTCGGGTTGTCCTCGCCCGTGCGCTCGCTGTCCTCGTGGTCGGTCGTGCTTTCGTCGTTTCCCGTCTTGTCGCCGCCTCGCAGTTCGCTCGTGATGTCTTTTAGCAGGTCCATGCTATCTGGTCTTCGGAACCACGTTTGCATTGTTATGGACCGCCTTAGTCGGGCGTAAGGAGGGCCTTCGTCAGGGTCACCACCGGCTAACCGTCGCGCGCAGTGAAACGGGAGAAGGTCACGCCCGGCGGTCGAGCGCCCGCACGGTCCGGCGGGCCGCGAACAGCGCCAGCAGGGGGACCGCGCGGGCCGCGGCGACGACCGCCGCGGTGGCCGCAAGCAGGGCGAAGGGGTTCGCGGGCAGGCTCCCGAGAAGGACCGCGAGCGCGACGGCGGCCGCCGTCGCGCTCGCGGCGAAGGTCGCTATCGCCGCACCCGCGACGACCGCGTGGGTAGCGTACTCGCTCGCGGCGTCGCGGGTTCGCGTCGCTGTGGTCCGGAAGGTCGTTCTCGTCGGCAGTTTCGTGGTGTCGTTCGTGTGTCGCATCGGTTCGCGTTCGGTGAGTGTCGGTCGGAGTGCAGTTCCTCGCGTCGAACAGGCGGCCGTTCGACTCCGCGCTACGCCGAGCGGTCGGTCTCGACTGCCGAGACTGCGCGGACGCCGAACTCGTCGGCGACCGCCTCGCGGACGGCGTCGCGTTCGTCGTCCACGGCTCCCTCGATGTGGACTTGGAGGCGAACCGAGGCATCCACGCGGAGGTCGTTGAGCGTCGGCGTGACGCCCGAAACGTCGAGGACTTCGGTGCGGTCAACCGCGGTGCTGCGGTCGAGGACGGTTACGATGCCGTCCTGAAGCGTGCCGTCGCCGCCTCGCGGGACGTGAACTTCGAGGTCTGCTGTCGCGTCGATGACGAGTGCGTTCATTGTCGTGTAGTCGTGATGGATGTGGTCGTCTGCTGTGCGGTCGCGGTGAGCGTCGCGTTTCGGCCGGTGCGTTCCGGACGAGACCGACCTCGCCCGAGACGCGCGGCTACGCGCGGAGATGTCTCTCTGGGTGGGGCGCCGACGACGCAGGGACGCCGAACTACCGGGCCGATGCGTCGGAGAAAGGCGTGGCCGAACGGACCACGCTCCCGACGCACGCCGCTCGCTTCCGAGTTGGAGAGTCGAGAGGAAGCGAGCCGACCCGGCGTTTCGGTCGGCGCGACCCCCGGCCGATTGCTCGGGAGTCGCGTCCGGAACGCCTTACGCGGTCGGGGTGGTCCGTTCGAGGCGATAACTGCGCTCGCCCACGTCGCCCACCCAACCGGCGTGCTTGCGCATCGCCGGAATCGCCCCGGCGGAGCGGTCGGACGCCGGGGTTCCGGAGCGTGCGCTTTCGGCGTCGCTACCGAAAGTGCGTGCCCGGAGTGGTGGACAGACCATGGGTGAATCACCTCGCGCGCCCAGTCGTCTGGGCGGCCGAAGTAATGCTTGCTATTATCGGTTATCTATTAAAACTGACTGAACTATGTTACCACGACTCACGAAAATCGGCGTCGTCGAATCGGGAGAGCCGCCCGCTGGACCGCGAGAGGGGGAACCCGTAGCGGCCGCGCTACGGGTAGAAGTCCACTATCCGCTCGCCGGTCCGGCCGTTCTCGTTGGTGACGACCAGTTTGACCTTCCAGTGGGACCCCGAACCGAACCGTTCGTTGAAGTCCGGGCCGGTGGCGGAGGGACTGTCGAGGAAGCTATCGCTGTAGTCCCAGTTGCGGTAGTACCACTCGTAGCTCTGGATTGTCCCGCGGGGCGCGTACGAATCCCGGCCGCTGAAGGCGTGAACTTCCGCGTCGGCCGGCGGTTTCTCTATCTTTGCGACCGGCGTGACCGAGCCTTCGGGTCGCACGAGGATGTTCTTGACCGCGCTGTCGGTGTTTCCGTTGCTGTCGGTGACGACCAACTTGATACCCCACGGCGCGTCGCCGAACGCTTCGCTGGCGGTCTGGCCGGTGGCCGAGGGACTGCTGAGCCAGTCGGACGAGTACTGCCAGTTGCGGTAGTACCACTCGTAGGAGTCGATGTCCCCGCTTGAACGACTCCCATCGAACGTAACCGTCTCGCCTGTTTCGGCCGGAAGCGGGTCGATGTCGATGACTGCGGTGGGACCGGCGGCCGTCGCACCGGTCGAACCGACGACGCCGACGGCACCGGCAACGCCCATCGCTTTCAGCACGCTTCGACGATTCGCTCTTTTAATTTCCGACATGCTACAAGGCAGAATAAAACTGCTACCGGGAAATATTTTTCTGCCGAATAGAACGTGAATCTTTCTCCCGTACGGCCGTTGCCGTCGCTCCGAACCACCGCCAATACTTATGCTTGATACTCTCTAACAATCTATCGTGAGTGTTCGAACATGGCCGAAACAGCGTATCTGGCGAGCGCGCTCGTAACCGGGGCGCTCCTGCTCGCGGTCTGGGCGCTCGTCGCTCGATTGGCGGACTGGCGGCGCTACGACCCCGCGCCCGCCGAGGGCGGGCGCGGTCGCACGCGCTCGACGGACTCCGGCGACTCCGTGGGCGCGTGGGCGGCGGGGTTCTTCCTGCTGGCGCTGGTCGCCGGAGGCGGTGCGGTCCTGCTGGTCAGCGACGCGGCGTTCGCCGCGGCGATTGACTGGGTCGCGCTCGTCGTCGTCTTCGCCGCGCTCGTGGTCGGCTTCCTCCTCTGGGGGACGTACAGTTCCGCGCGTTTCCGTGGTCTCCGGAGTGCGCGGGCCGCGCTCCTGAGCGCGTGGCTGTTCGGGTCGTTGTTCGTCGCGGGCGTCGCGGCAAAACTCGTCCTCGGGGGGTGAGCGATGCCCCGGTCCGTCCTCGACGCCGACGTGCGCGTCCCCGACGGCGAGACGCCCGCTCGGTGTCCCCACTGCCAGCGCCCGTTCCGGACCGAGCGCCTGCGCGCGCTCCACGTCGGCGACTTTCACGGGCGGGACTGCACCGACGACCAGCGCGAGGCGTACGACGAGGCCCGCGAGGCCGAGCGCGAGGCCCTGTTCGTCTACCACCTGAAGGTCGTCGCCGGTCTCGTGGCGGTGTACGCGTTCTTCTTCCTTACGTATCTCGCGGTGTCGATGGTACAGGTTCCGGGGTGAGTCGCTGGCGGAACGCTTCGAGCGCACTCACAGTATCGAGTACGCGGCCGCCATCGTCAGCGCGAGCGCCGCGAGCAGGCCGACGAACATCGTGAACGCTACCGAGCGCGGTTCCCACTTGAGGTGCTGGTAGTACCACGCGACCAACAGTGCCTTCACGAACGACAGGGCGATGATTACCCAGAACGCGGTCCAGTAGGGTAGTTCGCCGGACTGCTCGACGAGAACCTGCACGGTGGCGAACGCGAACAGCACGACGTAAATCGCGGTGTAGAGTTTCGTTCGGGTCATGGGTTGATGTTCGGATTGTTGATTATTCCGTTCGTGTCACAGAATGTAGAACAGCGGGAACAGGAACAGCCACACGATGTCCACGAAGTGCCAGTAGAGACCGAAGTATTCGACCGCTTCGTCGTCGCCGTCGAGATACGCCCCGTTCCACGCGCGCACGACGAGGTACAGCGTCACTACCAGTCCGGCGATGACGTGGAGCGCGTGCAGGCCGGTCGTCAGGTAGAACGTCGAGGAGGCGACGTTCGTGCCGATTTCCCACCCCTCGGGGAACGCCTCGGTGTGGACGTGGAACAGGTGGAGCCATTCTTGGGCCTTGTTGGCGAGGAACGCGATACCGAGGACGAACGTTGTCACCAGCGACCCGACGAGTCCCAATCGACTGCCCCTCTCGGCCGCTACGAGCGCGAGGACGACGGTGAAACTGCTCGTGAGCAGGAGGTAGGTGTTGATGAGTCCCGGCAGGGGGACGTGGGCGGCCGGAATCAGGTGGTGCCAGTCGGTCCACCCTTCCGCGACGCGGATGAAGGCGTAGGAGCCGACGAACGCGCCGAACAGCACCACGTCGCTGGCGAGGAATATCCACATCCCGAGTTTCGTGTTCTCCACCGCCTCGAAGGGCCAACTCTCGCCGAACGGTCCGGTCGGCCCGTGGAACCGCTGGCGGCCCATCCGGACCAGCGCCCAGAGGCCGCCGAGCAGGCCGCTCGCGGTGAGCGCGACGTAGAACCCACCTTCGAGTCCCGCCGGGTAGCTTCCCTGCCGGAGACCCGACAGGCCCAGCAGGAGAGCGAACGACGCGACGCCGACTGCGAACGGCCAGACGCTCGCGTGGCTCTCGTCGTGGTCGGCGATTTCTAGCGCGCCGCCGCCACCGCTACTGTCACCGCCACCTCTCCCACCGTCCGCTTCGAGTTCGCGGCCGTCCGCGGCCCGGCCCGGTCGTCGGAACTCCAGCGACCCGCTGGAGAACGACGGCCTGCCGGGGAAGTTTTCGAGGGGCGGCGGCGAGGGAATCGCCCACTCGGTCGTCGTCGAGTACCGCCACGGGTTGTCTGGGGCCTCCTCGCCGGTCCAGAGGCTTCGGCTCAGGTTGTAGAACATCACGAGGAACGACGCGCCCAACAGGAATCCCCCGACGGTGGCGAGTTGGTGCCACCCGACGAACGCCTCGGGGTAGACGAAGTCACGCCGCGGCGTCTCCCAGGCCACGAACATCGGGAAGTAGAGCAGATTGAACCCGACGAAGTACAGCGCAAAGTGGACCTTCCCTAAGAACTCGTCGTACATCTTCCCCGTCATCTTCGGGTACCAGTAGTAGAGACCGCCCACCAGCGCGGTGACGCCGCCGACCATCACGTAGTGGAAGTGCGCGACGACCCAGTAGGTGCCCCGGAACTCGTAGTCGAGGACGACCGCGCCGAGGAAGACGCCCGTGATTCCCCCGAGGATGAACAGCACGAGTGCGCCGAACGAGAACAGGAACGGCGTCGTAAATCGCACCTTCCCCTTGACGAGCGTGTAGATGAGCGCGAACACCATCAGGTCGAAGGGGAGCGAGATGCCGATGGTCGTCGCCATGAACAGCGTCTTAATATGGAGGTTGATGCTCGTCAGGAACATGTGGTGCATCCAGACGAGGAAGCTCTGGAGCGCGACCAGTACCATCGCCGCGATGAACCACTTGCGCCCGACGAGGCGCTTGCCCGTGAACGTCTGGAAGCACTCGG from Halorussus pelagicus includes:
- a CDS encoding DEAD/DEAH box helicase family protein; amino-acid sequence: MTDADDETDELDFDDDAPSENRGTDAAEDGEVGNDDDNQTEAETEPVDVESFHDAVEQFGRPVVTAEEVARALDRSQAETDDALAGLAEGEGVERLDVSNDPVVWYPTDWGNLADRERVIVFPKRRELVVDQPTQFTRAQLSQFAHLVDTTRDGGYIYEIRQEDVWAAPFDDFEDLRGTLRDVLPERSPHLEEWMESQWKRARQFVLRTDDEDGYVVLEAASEDLMGNVARQKLDAGQLRAPLSDTESWVAEESVAEVKRILYEAGYPVRDERDLETGEELDVQLNLRLRDYQQEWVNEFVQTKSGVLVGPPGSGKTVAGMGALETVGGETLILVPGRELASQWHDELLAHTTLTPEQIGEYHGGTKDVRPVTIATYQTAGMDRHRQLFDQREWGLIIYDECLSGDTIVETQSGRTTFAELDENFGFDSGWNRDIDLSVRTYLPEDGNYTWTDVQGVYKTESAVQRIETNTGRRLEATPNHTHLVFDPQTGKVEEQKHIEQGDFLVQPHKQTETPSSTSEAADLTKQEARAELMGWFIGDGHLNQYGDVKFSFARRAERQVEILQDLCECLDTEYSVFDNSRGDLTLWAPKLQTELNWTGASGDKASSVTAPKECYCWSKAKIGALLRGLFDAEGSVDKKGRIQFNSVSEQLATDVTLLLQKLGILSRTFEIDRSDEAHNDIYRVTIPSYYGGHFEEQVGFQLQHKAERICGGESPATGLPVGPYLQQLKEDINLTNEEIAEMCDVARVTISDVINGKYRLGQQHLHTLAKSLQRYADEDRGTPQEIRERYNITYSEIAEVADSPQTTVYKRFQREEKATVQTTVDIAKRRRKAARKHADRLEKLDGLMFLEVTDVESIGTKTVYDFETEAHTFLADGFLTHNCHHIPSRVFRRSADLQSKHRLGLSATPVRESDDEEEIFTLIGPPIGTDWDALFDAGYVQEPEVQIRYVPWDDETYRHEYGSAEGHEKRQIAASNPAKVAEIRHLRAEHPHAKTLVFVEYLDQGEELAEALNVPFISGEMRHARREQLLQQFKSGERDALIVSRVGDEGIDLPDAELAIVASGLGGSRRQGAQRAGRTMRPTGNSRMYVLATRGTTEEDFARRRMQHLSAKGVRVTEQGADAVEDRRP
- a CDS encoding cytochrome C oxidase subunit IV family protein, yielding MTRTKLYTAIYVVLFAFATVQVLVEQSGELPYWTAFWVIIALSFVKALLVAWYYQHLKWEPRSVAFTMFVGLLAALALTMAAAYSIL
- a CDS encoding DUF7410 domain-containing protein → MPRSVLDADVRVPDGETPARCPHCQRPFRTERLRALHVGDFHGRDCTDDQREAYDEAREAEREALFVYHLKVVAGLVAVYAFFFLTYLAVSMVQVPG
- a CDS encoding tRNA-binding protein, encoding MPEDLFETTFRVGEVLDAEAFPETNKPEMAKLKIDLGDEEVQSVAQTGYNYDPADLVGRQVLCATNLGSVRIAGYKSEVLTVGVPDEEGHPVLVGPDEDVPLGGELY
- a CDS encoding twin-arginine translocation signal domain-containing protein, whose product is MNRRRFLRASSLAGVAGLAGCTAPTDSQRQQSGDATSPRPENAGNAPAERAQVTAEPVDVRGALYVPSRSWNTFQMWHDYDESVIERDLGYAERVNINAIRTWVNFEQWVEDADKLERSIDHFLSAADDRGIEVLFGLFESVGKEPTEKNLHATDPLTAPPTQSPSSEVVQRESAWDEPREYVRWFMDRWRDDDRLLAIEVMNEPGWLPTMKNFSEGMFETMAKNRGSVPLTVGSTSLANNADYVDWGSDVLQFHYNFPSDADVYHDLLPQANRLSEDLDMPVYLSEWQRIANFGWGSNETVEQWQPDYASIAPTIHQHGVGNFFWSLMVKPAYVRYMRKRGIINGLFHEDGTVWNEADAKAIKAMSGDPELDVEQRREWPDWARKVKRHAHGR
- a CDS encoding right-handed parallel beta-helix repeat-containing protein, producing MRRALVIVALSLLILLAPLASAATVSTSADADQSDLAIIDSCTTIDEPGRYALTGNIRNASAGQCLRIRASDVELAGRGHIVDGRGAFGTAGVTVGAWGRGVSNVTVRNLTVSDWDDAVRLTETDRGVLADVTATQSRVGVRLLRASEHRLIDLRASDNAVHGVSLLDDSDGNRVRNVTAAGNALFGVHLGTDSSGNRVENATARGNEYGVVAVGADGNRIVGGSATGNRIAGVWLSAAEDTRVADLRLTNRFYGVFLADGAANNTLRGNRAVDSAVGFRLRNSDRNRLRGNTVAGNRDGVLLIESDRNTVVGNRIADNRRGVSLLASDDNRLRGNDLRGNGRAFVVARGSQNNSVPG
- a CDS encoding PKD domain-containing protein, which gives rise to MSEIKRANRRSVLKAMGVAGAVGVVGSTGATAAGPTAVIDIDPLPAETGETVTFDGSRSSGDIDSYEWYYRNWQYSSDWLSSPSATGQTASEAFGDAPWGIKLVVTDSNGNTDSAVKNILVRPEGSVTPVAKIEKPPADAEVHAFSGRDSYAPRGTIQSYEWYYRNWDYSDSFLDSPSATGPDFNERFGSGSHWKVKLVVTNENGRTGERIVDFYP